A stretch of the Mycobacterium sp. ITM-2016-00317 genome encodes the following:
- a CDS encoding long-chain fatty acid--CoA ligase → MTAREFSVPAPFTVDEHDNIAAAVYTHERDDPDHVIIQRLVDGNWVDVTSAQVAGQIREAARGLIAQGVQAGDRVALLSATRYEWPILDFAILSIGAVTVPIYETSSAEQIQFVLADSGAVAAVVETQAHAGRVEQLRDALPALRKVYCIEGETPALEELSAQGADVAAETVDQRVAAIRSSDAATLIYTSGTTGRPKGCQLTHSNLLYEIRGSKACFPDQLAKGEKLLVFLPLAHVLARALTIGAFTNGVTLGFTSDIKNLVPMFAVFQPTLVVSVPRVFEKVYNTAEQNAQNGGKGKIFAAAADTAIEWSKAQDTGGAGLRLRLKHAVFDKLVYGKLRAALGGHCHAAISGGAPLGARLGHFYRGVGLSIYEGYGLTETSAAITVNRVGDLRVGSVGKLLPGNSMRLGEDGELLVKGGVVFQGYWGNEAETDAVFTDGWFHTGDLGSIDDDGFLTIVGRKKEIIVTAGGKNVAPALLEDRLRAHPLISQAMAVGDQQPFIAALITIDVEAFPAWKERHGKDAGAGVAELAGDPDLHAEIELAINDANQAVSKAEQIRKFRILAVDFTEDTGELTPTMKVKRKVVAEKFAAEIDALYAKA, encoded by the coding sequence ATGACTGCGCGCGAGTTCAGCGTTCCGGCACCGTTCACCGTCGACGAGCACGACAACATCGCCGCCGCCGTGTACACCCACGAGCGTGACGATCCGGATCACGTCATCATCCAGCGACTCGTCGACGGCAACTGGGTCGACGTCACCAGCGCGCAGGTCGCCGGTCAGATCCGCGAGGCGGCGCGGGGACTGATCGCCCAGGGCGTGCAGGCCGGAGACCGGGTGGCGTTGCTGTCCGCGACCCGCTACGAATGGCCGATCCTCGACTTCGCCATCCTGTCCATCGGGGCGGTGACCGTTCCGATCTACGAGACCAGCTCCGCCGAGCAGATCCAGTTCGTGCTGGCCGACTCCGGCGCGGTGGCCGCGGTCGTCGAGACCCAGGCGCACGCAGGCCGGGTCGAGCAACTGCGGGACGCATTGCCCGCGCTGCGCAAGGTGTACTGCATCGAGGGCGAGACGCCCGCGCTCGAGGAACTCTCCGCGCAGGGCGCAGACGTCGCCGCCGAGACGGTCGACCAACGGGTGGCCGCGATCAGGTCCTCCGACGCCGCGACGCTGATCTACACCTCGGGCACCACCGGCCGCCCGAAGGGCTGCCAGTTGACGCACTCCAACCTGCTCTACGAGATCCGCGGCTCCAAGGCCTGCTTCCCCGACCAGCTCGCCAAGGGCGAGAAGCTGCTGGTGTTCCTGCCCCTGGCCCACGTGCTGGCCCGGGCGCTGACCATCGGCGCGTTCACCAACGGCGTCACGCTGGGCTTCACCAGCGACATCAAGAACCTGGTGCCGATGTTCGCGGTGTTCCAGCCGACGCTGGTGGTGTCGGTGCCCAGGGTGTTCGAGAAGGTCTACAACACCGCCGAACAGAACGCCCAGAACGGCGGCAAGGGCAAGATCTTCGCGGCGGCCGCGGATACCGCGATCGAGTGGAGCAAGGCGCAGGACACCGGCGGTGCGGGTCTGCGGCTGCGGCTCAAGCACGCGGTGTTCGACAAGCTCGTCTACGGCAAGCTGCGCGCGGCCCTCGGCGGTCACTGCCACGCCGCGATCTCCGGCGGGGCCCCGCTGGGCGCCCGGCTCGGGCACTTCTACCGCGGCGTCGGACTGTCCATCTACGAGGGCTACGGCCTCACCGAGACCAGCGCGGCGATCACCGTGAACCGGGTCGGCGACCTGCGGGTGGGGTCGGTCGGCAAGCTGCTGCCGGGCAACAGCATGCGCCTCGGCGAGGACGGCGAGCTGCTCGTCAAGGGCGGCGTGGTGTTCCAGGGCTACTGGGGCAACGAAGCCGAGACCGACGCGGTGTTCACCGACGGCTGGTTCCACACCGGTGACCTGGGCTCCATCGACGACGACGGCTTCCTGACCATCGTCGGACGCAAGAAGGAGATCATCGTGACCGCGGGCGGCAAGAACGTCGCGCCCGCGCTCCTCGAGGACCGGTTGCGGGCGCATCCGCTGATCAGCCAGGCGATGGCGGTCGGCGATCAGCAGCCGTTCATCGCGGCACTGATCACCATCGACGTCGAGGCGTTCCCCGCCTGGAAGGAACGGCACGGCAAGGACGCCGGCGCCGGGGTGGCCGAGCTGGCCGGCGATCCCGACCTGCACGCCGAGATCGAGCTCGCGATCAACGACGCCAACCAGGCGGTCTCCAAGGCCGAGCAGATCCGCAAGTTCCGCATCCTGGCAGTCGATTTCACCGAGGACACCGGCGAGCTGACCCCGACCATGAAGGTCAAGCGCAAGGTGGTGGCCGAGAAGTTCGCGGCCGAGATCGACGCGCTGTACGCGAAGGCCTGA
- a CDS encoding polyketide cyclase / dehydrase and lipid transport produces the protein MNSIQIADETFVAADPVAVGQAVADPASWSRWWPDLRLVVVEDRGELGHRWTVTGALTGTMEVWLEKMLDGVILHYFLHAEPSAVAAHDLAKTNLAKINHRRRVAGKEMAFEVKRRLEADRPVGVSRLA, from the coding sequence ATGAACAGCATCCAGATCGCCGACGAGACGTTCGTCGCCGCCGATCCGGTCGCGGTCGGCCAGGCCGTCGCCGATCCGGCCAGCTGGTCCCGGTGGTGGCCTGACCTGCGTCTCGTCGTGGTCGAGGACCGTGGCGAGCTCGGTCACCGCTGGACGGTGACCGGCGCGCTGACCGGCACCATGGAGGTCTGGCTGGAGAAGATGCTCGACGGCGTGATCCTTCACTACTTCCTGCACGCCGAGCCGTCCGCGGTCGCTGCCCATGATCTGGCGAAGACGAACCTGGCCAAGATCAACCACCGCCGCCGGGTAGCGGGCAAGGAGATGGCCTTCGAGGTCAAGCGCAGGCTGGAGGCCGACCGTCCGGTCGGGGTGTCCAGGC
- a CDS encoding peptidase, protein MRRSTTFAGTDTSAATEKSAARRKVGAVLGAELVCAVLLVSNPRTGPSGPLEAAPVSYTQSVSPAPLTVVTPDGRTARLVDLGAPGGAALLERIAGELPGATEAVTAFWGPQWRRDVSVVVAGSAEQFAILAGGSADVAATATAERIMFSPAAGTMNATDLRTVLRHELFHYAARPDTAADAPVWLTEGVADYVGRPPAAVPPTAAPAPPSDAELATPGPGRSAAYDRAWGFATYVADTYGAGKLRALYAAACGPGHTDVATAVRNVLGTDLNTLLEGAR, encoded by the coding sequence ATGCGCCGATCTACAACGTTCGCCGGTACTGACACGTCCGCCGCCACCGAGAAGTCCGCGGCTCGCCGCAAGGTGGGTGCAGTACTCGGCGCGGAGTTGGTCTGCGCGGTGCTGCTGGTGAGTAACCCCCGCACGGGCCCGTCGGGTCCGCTTGAGGCCGCTCCGGTGTCGTACACGCAGTCGGTCTCGCCGGCCCCGCTCACCGTGGTGACCCCCGACGGCCGCACCGCCCGACTCGTCGACCTCGGCGCCCCGGGCGGAGCCGCGCTGCTGGAGCGCATCGCCGGCGAGTTGCCCGGCGCCACCGAGGCGGTGACCGCGTTCTGGGGTCCGCAGTGGCGCCGCGACGTCTCCGTCGTCGTCGCCGGGTCGGCCGAGCAGTTCGCGATCCTGGCCGGCGGCAGCGCCGACGTCGCGGCCACCGCCACCGCCGAGCGCATCATGTTCTCCCCGGCGGCGGGCACGATGAACGCCACCGACCTGCGGACCGTGTTGCGCCACGAACTGTTCCACTACGCGGCCAGGCCCGACACCGCCGCCGACGCACCGGTGTGGCTGACCGAGGGCGTCGCCGACTACGTCGGACGTCCGCCCGCCGCGGTCCCGCCGACCGCGGCGCCTGCGCCGCCGTCGGACGCCGAACTGGCCACCCCCGGTCCCGGACGCTCGGCCGCCTACGACCGAGCGTGGGGTTTCGCGACGTACGTGGCCGACACCTACGGCGCCGGGAAACTGCGCGCCCTGTACGCGGCGGCGTGCGGACCCGGCCACACCGACGTCGCCACCGCCGTCCGCAACGTGCTCGGCACCGACCTGAACACTCTCCTGGAAGGCGCCCGATGA
- the ripC gene encoding peptidoglycan hydrolase RipC codes for MRFDRAHSKTRRTRQTFISAMAGVAVVGAVLAGSAYADPADDALAKLTQLSRESEQTTEAMHSAQLDLDNKLAIQQAADIKHADDLAARDAATAQLSEYQGKVDTLAAAQYMGGRPSGFEAMLTAASPQGLIDQMSVQRVVAGEMQSQMAGFREAGHRAEVAEQASAASAAEAKTAAEQAAAVRAELQSKQSQLQTQIAIVKAQYEALTPQQRETLAAAPPPPPVPAATPLPPGQDPAVMAAPPVPGAIPPGDVAPPGSPAATTVIQAALSRIGSPYSWGGSGPSAFDCSGLVMWSFQQAGMSLPHSSQALARGGQPVSRDQMQPGDLVTYYSDASHVGIYIGDGMMVHASTYGTPVRVAPVDNAPIYNVRRY; via the coding sequence TTGAGGTTCGACCGCGCACACAGTAAGACCCGACGTACTCGGCAAACCTTCATCAGTGCGATGGCCGGTGTGGCTGTGGTTGGTGCAGTACTCGCCGGCAGCGCTTATGCGGATCCTGCTGACGACGCGCTGGCAAAGTTGACCCAGCTTTCCCGCGAGTCGGAGCAGACCACCGAGGCGATGCACTCGGCCCAGCTCGATCTGGACAACAAGCTGGCGATCCAGCAGGCGGCCGACATCAAGCACGCCGACGATCTCGCGGCCAGGGACGCGGCCACGGCGCAGCTGTCGGAGTACCAGGGCAAGGTCGACACCCTGGCCGCCGCCCAGTACATGGGCGGCCGTCCGTCGGGTTTCGAGGCGATGCTGACCGCCGCCTCGCCGCAGGGGCTGATCGACCAGATGTCCGTGCAGCGCGTGGTGGCCGGTGAGATGCAGTCGCAGATGGCCGGTTTCCGTGAGGCGGGCCATCGGGCCGAGGTCGCCGAACAGGCTTCGGCCGCCTCCGCCGCCGAGGCGAAGACCGCTGCCGAACAGGCCGCGGCCGTGCGCGCCGAGCTGCAGTCCAAGCAGAGCCAGTTGCAGACCCAGATCGCGATCGTCAAGGCACAGTACGAGGCGCTGACGCCGCAGCAGCGTGAGACGCTCGCCGCCGCGCCGCCACCTCCGCCGGTGCCCGCCGCCACACCCCTGCCGCCGGGCCAGGATCCGGCCGTGATGGCCGCGCCTCCGGTCCCCGGGGCCATCCCGCCCGGTGACGTCGCGCCGCCCGGATCGCCCGCGGCCACCACGGTCATCCAGGCCGCGCTGAGCCGCATCGGCTCGCCCTACTCGTGGGGCGGCTCCGGTCCCAGCGCCTTCGACTGCTCCGGCCTGGTGATGTGGTCGTTCCAGCAGGCCGGCATGTCGTTGCCGCACTCCAGCCAGGCGCTGGCCCGCGGCGGGCAGCCGGTGTCCAGGGATCAGATGCAGCCGGGCGATCTGGTCACCTATTACTCCGACGCGTCGCATGTCGGCATCTACATCGGCGACGGGATGATGGTGCACGCCTCCACCTACGGCACACCGGTGCGGGTCGCCCCGGTGGACAATGCGCCGATCTACAACGTTCGCCGGTACTGA
- a CDS encoding glycosyltransferase family 4 protein, with the protein MRRILLVTNDFPPRRGGIQSYLEALVEHLVASGEYDLTVYAPKWKGAEDYDEVAAATGYRVVRHPGTLMVPEPTVALRMRRLIRERDIDTVWFGAAAPLALLTPLARAAGAQRVIASTHGHEVGWSMLPVARTALRRIGDDTDVVTYISSYTRGRFASAFGPDAALELVPPGVDTERFVPDEVARAELRARYGLGERPVVVCVSRLVPRKGQDMLIRAMPAIRDRVPDAALVIVGGGPYRNSLHRLAHNFKVAEHVVFTDGVPGDELPAHHAMADVFAMPCRTRGAGLDVEGLGIVYLEASSTGVPVVAGRSGGAPETVVDGQTGFVVDGWDVGAIAATVGDLLADPARAAAMGAAGRKWVLDNWQWSRQAQRLARLL; encoded by the coding sequence ATGAGGCGGATCCTGCTCGTCACCAACGACTTTCCGCCGCGGCGCGGCGGTATCCAGTCCTACCTGGAGGCGCTCGTCGAGCATCTCGTGGCCTCCGGCGAGTACGACCTGACCGTGTACGCGCCGAAGTGGAAGGGCGCCGAGGACTACGACGAGGTCGCCGCGGCCACCGGTTACCGGGTGGTCCGTCACCCGGGGACGCTGATGGTGCCCGAGCCGACGGTGGCGCTGCGGATGCGGCGCCTGATCCGGGAACGCGACATCGACACGGTGTGGTTCGGCGCCGCCGCCCCGCTGGCGCTGCTGACCCCGCTGGCCCGGGCGGCAGGCGCGCAGCGGGTGATCGCCAGCACCCACGGCCACGAGGTCGGCTGGTCGATGTTGCCGGTGGCGCGAACGGCGTTGCGCCGCATCGGCGACGACACCGACGTCGTCACCTACATCAGCTCCTACACCCGGGGCCGGTTCGCCTCGGCGTTCGGACCGGACGCGGCGCTCGAACTCGTCCCGCCGGGGGTGGACACCGAGCGTTTCGTGCCCGACGAGGTCGCCCGCGCCGAACTGCGTGCCCGGTACGGACTGGGGGAGCGGCCGGTGGTGGTCTGCGTCTCCCGGTTGGTCCCGCGCAAGGGGCAGGACATGCTGATCCGGGCGATGCCGGCGATCCGCGACCGGGTGCCCGACGCGGCGCTGGTGATCGTCGGCGGCGGGCCCTACCGCAACTCACTGCACCGGCTGGCGCACAACTTCAAGGTGGCCGAACACGTGGTGTTCACCGACGGGGTGCCCGGCGACGAACTGCCCGCCCATCACGCGATGGCTGATGTGTTCGCGATGCCGTGCCGCACCCGCGGGGCCGGGCTGGACGTCGAGGGCCTGGGGATCGTGTACCTGGAGGCGTCCTCGACCGGCGTGCCGGTGGTGGCGGGCCGCTCCGGCGGCGCGCCGGAGACCGTCGTCGACGGACAAACCGGCTTCGTGGTCGACGGATGGGACGTCGGCGCGATCGCCGCGACCGTCGGCGACCTGCTGGCCGATCCGGCCCGCGCCGCCGCGATGGGCGCGGCGGGGCGGAAGTGGGTGCTGGACAACTGGCAGTGGAGCAGGCAGGCGCAGCGGCTGGCCCGCCTCCTGTAG